A section of the Humulus lupulus chromosome 2, drHumLupu1.1, whole genome shotgun sequence genome encodes:
- the LOC133819791 gene encoding cyclin-dependent kinase inhibitor 5 — MGKYMRKAKAAGEVAVMEVSQASLGVRTRAKTLALRRLQKSPPARSPSSAPTATSSGSYIQLRSRRLVKPPIVTPSQDGGKRQKQQVTKLGCVQNPRASSSLRVGPVPSSGSVSISLERVLNDVESGGQKKAGDEEAKEIVGHGEHVQQGISNGDLGIEEASFGENVLEFEGRERSTRESTPSSLIRDPDTIRTPGSTTRPTNSADTNRRIQNSSQRHIPTANEMDEFFAGAEVEQQKQFIDKYNFDPVNDKPLPGRYCWEKVDS; from the exons ATGGGCAAGTACATGAGGAAGGCCAAGGCAGCAGGCGAAGTGGCAGTAATGGAGGTTTCACAGGCTTCCCTCGGGGTTCGGACCCGAGCCAAGACTTTGGCCTTGCGGAGACTTCAGAAGTCGCCGCCGGCCAGGTCGCCGTCCTCGGCTCCGACGGCTACGAGTTCCGGCTCTTACATCCAGCTCAGGAGTCGGCGGTTGGTGAAGCCGCCAATTGTGACGCCGAGCCAAGACGGAGGCAAGAGGCAAAAACAGCAGGTGACGAAATTGGGTTGCGTGCAAAACCCTAGGGCGAGCTCCAGCCTCAGGGTGGGTCCCGTGCCTTCTTCTGGGTCTGTTTCCATCTCGCTCGAGCGCGTCCTGAACGATGTCGAGAGCGGTGGCCAGAAGAAGGCTGGTGATGAGGAGGCCAAGGAAATTGTGGGTCACGGCGAACATGTTCAACAAGGAATCAGCAATGGTGATTTGGGTATTGAAGAAGCTTCATTTGGAGAGAATGTGTTGGAATTTGAGGGTAGAGAGAG GAGCACAAGAGAGTCTACTCCTTCCAGTCTGATAAGGGATCCAGATACAATCAGAACACCTGGTTCTACTACCAGGCCTACTAACTCAGCCGATACTAACCGGAGAATACAGAACTCATCTCAGAGACATATACCGACCGCAAATGAAATGGATGAGTTTTTTGCTGGTGCCGAAGTGGAGCAGCAAAAACAATTCATTGACAA GTACAATTTCGATCCTGTGAACGACAAACCACTCCCCGGGCGTTACTGTTGGGAGAAGGTGGATTCCTAG